Proteins encoded in a region of the Osmerus mordax isolate fOsmMor3 chromosome 17, fOsmMor3.pri, whole genome shotgun sequence genome:
- the rerg gene encoding ras-related and estrogen-regulated growth inhibitor, with amino-acid sequence MAKSPEVKLAVFGRAGVGKSALVVRFLTRRFIWEYDPTLESTYRHQANIDDEVVAMEILDTAGQEDTQQKEGHMRWGDGFVIVYDITDRGSFEDVAPLRSLLEDVKRPKNVPLVLVGNKADLDHARQVGTEEGERLAAEMACAFYECSACADEGGAVAEAFHELCREVRRRKAVQGKARRRSSTTHVKQAINKMLTKISS; translated from the exons CTCTGGTGGTGAGGTTTCTGACCCGACGCTTTATCTGGGAGTATGACCCAACTCTAG AGTCAACATATCGCCATCAAGCCAACATTGACGATGAGGTGGTGGCCATGGAGATCCTGGACACGGCAGGGCAG GAGGACACCCAGCAGAAGGAAGGCCACATGCGCTGGGGCGACGGCTTCGTCATCGTCTATGACATCACGGACCGCGGCAGTTTCGAGGACGTGGCGCCCCTGCGGAGCCTCCTGGAGGACGTGAAGAGGCCCAAGAACGTCCCTCTGGTCCTGGTGGGCAACAAGGCCGACCTGGACCACGCCAGGCAGGTGGGCACGGAGGAGGGCGAGCGCCTGGCCGCCGAGATGGCGTGCGCCTTCTACGAGTGCTCGGCGTGCGCCGACGAGGGCGGGGCGGTGGCAGAGGCGTTCCACGAGCTGTGCCGCGAGGTGCGGCGCAGGAAGGCCGTCCAGGGGAAGGCCAGGAGACGCAGCTCCACCACGCACGTCAAGCAGGCCATCAACAAGATGCTGACCAAGATCAGCAGCTAG